The following nucleotide sequence is from Macrobrachium nipponense isolate FS-2020 chromosome 21, ASM1510439v2, whole genome shotgun sequence.
TGAATATACAGTATACAAAGCAAATGTATTTCAATGAAACCCCACCTCTCCAGCTGAGCTACTAACAGTTCAAAAACAATCTCTGAAATCCAAGTCCCTGTCTGTCTGGGAACAACTTGCATCAATTTACTCATCCTTACTAAACTGATGCAAgttgtttctttatatttgtcATGGGACAAAGATCAATAAAAATTGGATGGTTAATGAAAATAGTTGAAGCATACCAGGAAGTTAACCTACATCATATCTTGGGCCTCCTCAATCAATTTTTAAACTCACAAGTCCTATTACATACTTATTATGAAGTCCTAGTGTTTTTCAGGTACTATGTAAGAGTGGAAAtgtatagaacaaaaaaaaaaaaaaaacttaatggtTAGGAAATTAATGGTTTGGTAAATATCTCATTTACACAAGATGGGAGAAAGTgacataactacatacatactgtatacaCTGTGAAAACTACTTTTTGACACAAGCCATCATCTAACAGTTTTTCTAGTATAGTACTCATAACTGAACCACAcgaaaaacttatgaaaaagtttTGTTCCAACTTGAATGAAATGCCTCAAAATGAAAGGTACTGTATTGCATGATACTTTATAAAGATTCAAACTGGTTATTGAAAACTACATACTacacatttttaaagaaattgtatttaaaaataaGTACAATCAATGACAGTTGCATTTACAAAATGCATCACATTACATGTACTCACAATCACTGTTTGctgtaaaaatacaataaaaaaatcactTGAATATGTACTGTATCTATAAACAATAAGCAACTCTACACTGccaggagaaaagaaaaacagttcAACTGAAGTTTTCTGAACAAGAATAATGGACATTCAACATTGCCAATGGTGTAGTGGaatgtacaaaagaaaataaatacacaatgttgtatgaaaatatttcacttataatttgtAATCCTGTACCCAAAAGGTTTAGTGCCCACTAAAAGTAATACACACAGCAATTACTGAACAATCTAACCAGCACAAAAGCTTATTTTTGCACAATAAATAACTTCTAAGACATTATCATTGCACTGTACAGAACACCAGGCCGATATCAGTAACTCATGGTATACATATTGTGTTATCCAGGTATGTAGTACTTCCATTAACTGCATTAAATCTCAATAACAACCAAAGGCTCTCTGGCATCTAAGCACTCACAAAATTATCAATaattgttatatttacagatactACCCTTCATGTTAGTGCACTGCAAATGCTTGAAATAAAGATTAAGAACATCAAGGGTCTCAACGTGCATCCAGTTCTTTCCAGACTCCTACAATGGTCCCAGCAAAAACCACTCCACTAAGTAACATATGAAGACGCCTCCCTGAGCTGTGACATTCAACAGCAACTCTCATCAAATACAATCTCTTCCTGTTTGATGCTGACAAGTTATAACTCAAATTAAAGCACTTCTTCAACTGTTGACTTCGGAGCACGACTTATCTTCCTCACTCCCTTCTTCCTCTATATCTTctaattcttctctttcttcgtaCAGTGGATTCTCTTCGACAACCACGGCTTCTTTCTTTGGTTCTTCAGTTTCATCCtttttacctctcctgaagacgtttttcacttttttcatcaGTCGGGCAAGAGGAGATTCACTGCCTTCAATCTTCTTAAGTACCAAcctgaataaaatacaaacaggAAAATAACAAACTAACCAGATTAAAACTGGTCTTGTAGTAAAGGTCAAACTTCCATGCCAAAAGAAAATCCTCAAGAAAGCTCCTTGATGGGTGCCCTCATCCAAAAATTATCAAGTGCATGCCATTAGGCTGCACACTTCATAGTTTGAAGGATCAGCCCATTTGACACACAAAAAACATGCAATGCTATATTCCGACCGTTCACATTTTTGACCACCCATAATATGGACGAATTGCAATGAATTGTCCAAATGTGGCCATTTTCCATGCCTAATGATCAACTGAATGACAATAGGCTGCATTTTTCTCACTTTAAAGGAAAAATACtatgaataggcgaattttccacgaataatatgcaaatatgttcCATAAAGAAATAAGCAAATAGGCGAGTTCACAAATTGTGAGATCACAAATAGCGGGGATTGGCTGTATATCTAGATTCTCACTCTTCATATGTCTAACAGCTGAAGAACCATACAAATAAAGACATTTGTACTAATAAGCTTTCaaaatccaaaactttttaaTCTGTTGTGTCTGGTCTCATGGATTTGCAATAGAAGACTgtagtaattatataatttcaCTAAGAGTTCAATGTTATGAAAAGTCTGTCTCATATGAGTGTAAAAAATGAAGGCTTgtgaaaaacaatatttttttgttcttgtaaAAATTGAAACAAATCTAAAAATACTACTTATATGAGGTAACTCATTTGTAATTCGTGTAGCACTACTTACTTTTTAGTAGTAATATTATGAATGGGTCCAAACGCCAGTGCCACCACAGTACATGCCAGGCAGATTACATTATACGGCATGGAAAAGTCAGGAGTGGGTAAACTGACCAATATAGTTTCTGTATGAATACGAATAAAGCTTTTTCCCTCCTCTACAACTAACCTGAAATGTAGAAAGCACAACATTatgactaataaataataataataaaaataccacaTATATGTGCAGTATTTGGACTTAAGATATCATACGAACAAGTGAGAAATCCATCCAAGTaactgaaatttttttcaaaCAGTATAAGTTATTTACCTATAACATGAGGATACATGGCAACAAAAGTCcagaaatttttataaaatccaAACTCATCATGCATTTCAAATATCTGCTTAgaaaattattgaataattttctttctaaGGTTCTGCAAATGATAAGGAAAACAGTTTTTCTTGGgtagttaaaaaaattttcttagcatttaaaaaaaattattttagctcTTATCAtaaaattatgacaaaaaattTGCTGTGGGAGAACTGGAAAACATGGGTATGGGATGCAGAGGAAGAGGAGTTATTTACTGCAATTGTTTCTCATGCAGAGGGAAACCTAGGAAGCATTCACTCTAACTCTGGAATTTTCTTCCCCCCTTTATTTGGAGGGGTGACAGAAGGAGGGCTGCAGTAAACCACAGGTAAGAGATGTACTGCTAATGCATACAGAAAATCAGTATTGAGCTTTaagttttttcagtttcattcacTAACAAGAGATCTTGATCAAATGAAATTCTAAGACTTGAAATAATAGTTAACCAGCGATACAAAAGCCAAAAGTCTTTCAAGTCTATCTAGCAGCTGTCCCACAATCACTGACTTCATGAATTTCAATTAAAGAGATCCTAGCAAAGCTGAAAAATTCTAGTCCTAGTCAAGATTGTTAACTGGGTAACATGAGGTATATCTAAAGGCCTTCACGAAGCTGCGCACCTGCCACTACGTGAGCACCAAATCCAGTTGGCCCAACTAGTCATACCTGGATTAAaccaccaacaaaaaaaaatgtgatctTGCTCAGGATGAGTACCAAAATTCTCTGGAAACATGACGATATATAGGGTTAAAGCATTGTGGGCTTTGCCTCTTAGCTTCAACTCTGGTTGCCTGGTTGATAACCTTGGATGATCAACAGGAAAGGGCAGTGGTTGTTGCCTTATTCATCTAAATGCTGAGCACTACAAGGAACTGGTTATCTTATAGTGTAAAGCTGCTGAATCCTCCATGGAGACTGCTATGATTATGGATAGGTTTAATTAAATTGGAAACATAGTACAGGAAGAATATGAATTCAAGAGAAGTGGACTGGCCATCTTAGCAGTTTGTGAATAATGGTgcactggaatgggaaaagacTGGATTGGgtgatggatatatacatattcagGAAGAGAAGATGGAACTAGCTGAAGAGTAGTCATAGACTTACCGccaaatggtaaaaaacgcaCCGACTGGAGAGCAGTGGGCAGTGTATTACTTCTCACACAGTTTAAATTAATACATTGTAACCTGAGACTTATAGTGTGTTATTCACTAATGAACGAACTCTCCTGAACAGCAGATAACACATGAAAGATAAGAGTACAGAAATCCCAGTGGGACACTGCATCACACAGTGTTGGAGGTGAtgattataagcatttttattaaAAGTCTCAACCTCTTTGCCATACATGTGGTCACCCAATATTTGAAATATCATACTTCTAGTGTATTTATGACCCATGGTTCTTTACAATGTCCCCTAAGCCTCCAGGAACACAGCTTTCttccttatatttttcatttgttcttttggTCTCTTCCAATCTTCATTAACATCAACCTGCTTCAATTGCCATCATATTCATGCAAGTCCTCTAAGAGTCTGGAAATGTGACTCATTGATCTTATTAAAATTATGTATAGTAATGATACCAAACTTAAATTTTTCCCACAGCACTCCATGTAGTACAGCGTATGAAATTATAAAGAACTTACTTTTCTCTGAGACTACTTCCTCGAAGATTATTGACTGACACATTCTTGGGAGCTGGGAGAACTGCTGAAATAGTTGCTGCTGGTATGTAGAATCCATGGTTTGCATCTGGTGGGTATTCCAGCCATTTCAAAAGGGCCCGAGAAAATTCTAGGCTTAACTCTACAGTGGATTTCCCATCTACTTCAACCACTGCTTCATAAAGCCAGCCACGTTCACGGTCGACGGCAGTAGCTAGCTTAGAGACATATACTGCaagagaacaaaataaatataaagtatccTATAAATATAAAGAATCCTCTAATACAAATGTCAAACATTACTGTATACTGTCCTTTTCAATATGAATTTGTGTCATAATTTCTTCAATTTCCGTGTCAAGCGATATAACAGTTCTACGTTTGCCAATGCTAAATaaactctacttcttcttctgctttgaGAATATATCTGAAAATTGCACTACAGCAGATTTAAgctataataaataaagtaatgggttattttgtaataatattaattcaataCTATATTTCTTACTGTTCAACATACCCCTGATAACAAGAAACAAATACAGATGAATAATAAGTATCATGAACTAGGCACCTAGGAACCTGAAAACGTAGTTGCTTTTTACAAATACAGGCTAGCCTTTAAAGCATCAGGATGCACCTAAATAGTACTCATCACATATCCTTTTATAGTACTCATCACATATCCCTTTACTATAAAAACAGTCACCaaattctcaaagaaataaaaagacaacTCACATGGCTGATCTTGGTCATGAGACGTGTGAAGAAACAGTCGCAAATACCATGGTAAGACCTCCAAATACACTAATGTAAGAGCCTCAGAGCCTGTGTTTGTAAATTTAACAGTTATGCTTCCGCTCTCCTGCCCGTATCCTGAAATTTACAACATTTAATAAGGAGAATTGAATATAGTAACTGACCATTACCACCAGATAATAAAGTGAATTTATAAATGAACATACATCAAACATTAGTAGAGGCCTTTGTTGATAAAacatttcaagattttttaaattaCTCCATTTTTCTTAAATACATGATCATTTTTTTACCAAACATCCCTTTATAAGAAATCAATTCATAGGACAAGTTCTTATCAACAGTAAGATTTATTGGACGAGTAAACCTCTCAAGTCTTTCTTACCTTAgatgagaataaaaaaatttataaatgatcTGTTTAAACTCTTATCTTTCAATGACTGGAAAGTTTCTAAAGCCGAGATGCAGAAAAAATTTCTATACATATAACTAGTACAAGTCAGTTCTAAATTTTAAGGGTTATGAGATGAAAAAACTTCACATGACTGAGTCTCTGGTTTTCCCTCTCCATACATCAACTACAGAGAGATTTAATGATAAGAATGTTTAATCTAATCACAGCCCTAACCCTCTGGTCTAACAGGTTCTGCTGTGTAAACAAGATGAAACACCCCTTGATAGGAACCTCTTTAAGAAATGCTTATAAAAATTGTAATCATGGGCCTTacaataaaaagcacataaagcCACACAAAAATAGATGTGAATGACAGTATTTCCAGCAAAACGAGCTACTTTCTCACATAATCTGAGAAGCAAGAGGTGAACACCACCTCCTACACGCAAAGAACATAGGACAAATTAACAATGCTTTACATTTTTCAATCTGATAAAGTAGGTGTATAACAAGGTATATGATACAAAGGAGACCCCGCACAGATATGTTCTTAAAGGAGAGGGTAAAATTTGACCATGGTGATGCTACAGAGGTTGAAAAGTTAGAATGAAAAAGgccaaagaaaatgtaaaaaaatatagggGACAGAGGGGAAAGCTAGGCAAGCAGTAAATGTTAAGTCTCCTATAAGAGCTACATCAAGTAACTTCTCCACAAAACTGATACAAAAATCCCATTCTACCCATACCTCCATAAACCCTAGAAACAAAAAGCAGTGAATTACCTGTAATAAACCTGGAGACATGGAGGACAGGAGAAGTTATGAATCCATAGATATGGCGGGACTTATAATGAGCCTCAAGGTTAAAGGGCTCTCCATACTCTGTCTTCCTGATGTCGTAAATTCCATACTTTCTTAAACTTAGGCCTGATCCGCTTTCTTGGACAGAATCTGGTTTGGGGAACAGTGAAAAGTCCTCCTTACCCTGTGAAAGATAAGCTCTGTATTACAACatgcacaaagaaaatttcttgaGTACATAGTATTTCCATTCAAATGTGCCTACACCAGCATAACTAGCACATATTGTTAAGTAACAACTGCAACAGATCTTTCTACACTGACTGTACACCACTGAAAATGTCTTGAGTAAGGAAAAAAGTCCATAAAATGgacaaagaaatacaatacggtAAACTAAACACCTCTAATGTAAAGTTGACCCAACAGTCTCAAAACtgatgcacagaacaattataaTCTTATGAAAAAAGGCAACGCTTAATGGAACAACTCTTTTGTATGTTCATTCTGTTCTCTCCCATTCAAGAGTTATACATGCAGTACCGTACCTAAGTGTAAGTGAATAAGAATAAATTACGAATAAAGTGTATACAATTAGTTAAAACCAAGTTCCCAATtgcatatcaagaaaataaatataaatagacatGACAAAATGTAGCACCTACAAAATATGGAAAAAGGCTAAGATCTCAAAGACTGAGATGGTTGGATATGTGACGTAAAAATACAGGGAACAGATGATTAAAAAAGCAGTGCAGACGGAAGTAGCAGTGCAGGACATGTAGGATGGTTCAGGAAATGATGGGAAAAGAGGACAAATGAAGAACTAGACAGACAAGAGCTCAGGCAAAAAGAGTACAAGGCAGGAGAGAtggggggtggaggtggggtgAGGGGGCCAACTTATTTCACATCTAACTAAATGAAGGGAAAAACTGACAATACATGATGTATTGGTAAACCAAAGACTAATGCTGAAGCCTGAAATAAGAAGTAATTTTGTATAAACTTTGTTCAAATATATCCAGAGAACAATGAAAACATAGTCCTTTTAGAACAAACTTTACGTACAACAATCCAGCACCAATAGCTGACTTACATTACTGGTTACATCCACATATATCATAGATTTT
It contains:
- the LOC135197766 gene encoding GPI transamidase component PIG-T-like; amino-acid sequence: MSKLAFTVIFVSVVCVVCEESNTFTEELLIKPLASGHIQSHFEFTTRWSGPEIEWSIENYRDFEFAHYDLFPRALGEIIEAYHVRELHLSLTQGLWRHRMWGYPVIDAPPGAQLWVWFNPSVNNLDQTWRDLVNALSGLVCASLNFIDSTNTVSPELSYRPQGLAEEWYSSNSSYLRYAALPRENVCTENLTPWKKLLPCDTKSGLSMLLHPTPLYTAHYHALSIHLRPTCKDKECTSSQLELVQALSLVQDPTVSMNGHQDWSLHHLFSAPLVSVCPLASKSMIYVDVTSNGKEDFSLFPKPDSVQESGSGLSLRKYGIYDIRKTEYGEPFNLEAHYKSRHIYGFITSPVLHVSRFITGYGQESGSITVKFTNTGSEALTLVYLEVLPWYLRLFLHTSHDQDQPLYVSKLATAVDRERGWLYEAVVEVDGKSTVELSLEFSRALLKWLEYPPDANHGFYIPAATISAVLPAPKNVSVNNLRGSSLREKLVVEEGKSFIRIHTETILVSLPTPDFSMPYNVICLACTVVALAFGPIHNITTKKLVLKKIEGSESPLARLMKKVKNVFRRGKKDETEEPKKEAVVVEENPLYEEREELEDIEEEGSEEDKSCSEVNS